In Malus sylvestris chromosome 16, drMalSylv7.2, whole genome shotgun sequence, the following are encoded in one genomic region:
- the LOC126607607 gene encoding receptor protein kinase TMK1-like isoform X2 — MKEPQLGFWGSFAVLLLLFFSLYPPVHSQSGGGGDDGAAMEALRKSIGSNSLGWSGTDYCKWGKVSCKDGKVFKIQLGNQKLTGTLPPEIQKLSNLQQLEVQNNQLTGPFPSLSGVQPLQVLLVHDNNISSFPSDFFTGLTSLDNINIDYNPFAAWQIPDILKDATQLKEFSATETNLTGRIPDIFSSSNFPGLTDLHLAFNYLEGELLASFSGSSIQSLWLNGQQGTNRLNGTIDVLQNMTSLREVWLHGNYFTGPIPDLSNLGYLTTLSLRDNKLTGVVPASLLNLKSLTSVNLTNNMLQGPMPKFGDGVLVDMTGVNSFCSDKPGVDCDARVNVLLSVVKDMGYPTVFADSWKGNDPCNNWMGITCNGGNITVVNFRSLGLSGTISSNYSLLTSLRTLRLDDNNLTGTIPKELTQLPNLQQIDVSNNQLFGQVPKFKNVDVKTDGNPNIGQDHPPSPATPTIPNSPPASHSDGGKKSRTGVVVGAVIGTVGGLVVVGFVAFCLLKKKHKHSGRVQSPNALVIHPRHSGDQNAVKITVANSGVNRGENESYNSPANSGPNDIHVVEAGSMVISIQVLRDVTNNFSENNVLGKGGFGTVYKGELHDGTKIAVKRMESGVVAEKGLNEFKSEIAVLTKVRHRHLVGLLGYCLDGNERLLVYEYMPQGTLSRYLFNWKEEGLKPLEWTRRLTIALDVARGVEYLHGLASQTFIHRDLKPSNILLGDDMRAKVSDFGLVRLAPEGKASIETRLAGTFGYLAPEYAATGRMTLKVDVYSFGVILMELITGRRAIDESQPEESLHLVTWFRRMLINKDAFRKAIDPTIDLNEETLSSINTVAELAGHCSAREPYQRPDMGHAVNVLSSLVEHWKPSEAEDSDDMYGIDLEMTLPQALKKWQAFEGNSNLDESSSSSSFFASGDNTQTSIPTRPSGFAESFTSSDGR; from the exons atgaaggaaccCCAACTGGGTTTCTGGGGTTCTTTCGCCGTTCTGCTCCTTTTGTTTTTCTCGCTGTACCCACCAGTACACTCCCAGTCCGGCGGCGGCGGCGACGACGGAGCGGCCATGGAAGCACTCCGAAAAAGCATCGGCTCCAACAGTCTCGGGTGGTCCGGCACCGATTACTGCAAATGGGGAAAAGTGAGTTGCAAGGACGGCAAGGTTTTCAAAATCCAATTGGGTAACCAAAAACTCACCGGCACGCTGCCGCCGGAAATCCAAAAGCTTTCGAATTTGCAGCAGCTGGAAGTTCAGAACAACCAACTCACCGGGCCTTTTCCGAGCCTCTCCGGGGTGCAACCGCTTCAGGTCCTCCTCGTCCACGACAACAACATCTCGTCCTTCCCCTCCGATTTCTTCACCGGACTTACCTCCCTCGACAACATCAACATCGACTACAATCCCTTCGCTGCGTGGCAGATTCCCGACATTCTCAAAGATGCCACACAGCTGAAGGAATTCTCCGCCACCGAGACCAACCTCACCGGAAGAATTCCCGATATCTTCAGCAGTTCCAATTTCCCAGGTTTGACTGATCTACATTTGGCTTTCAATTACCTTGAAGGCGAATTGCTTGCTAGTTTTTCGGGTTCGAGTATTCAGTCCCTCTGGTTGAACGGCCAACAGGGCACCAATAGGCTTAATGGTACTATTGATGTGTTACAGAACATGACTTCTCTGCGTGAGGTTTGGTTACATGGTAATTATTTCACCGGTCCTATACCGGACTTGTCGAACTTAGGTTACTTGACCACTCTGAGTTTGAGAGATAACAAGCTCACCGGCGTTGTTCCCGCGTCTTTGTTGAATCTTAAATCCCTTACTTCTGTTAATTTGACCAACAATATGCTTCAAGGACCAATGCCCAAGTTTGGCGATGGGGTTCTGGTGGATATGACGGGGGTAAATAGTTTTTGCAGTGATAAGCCGGGTGTTGATTGCGACGCTCGTGTCAATGTATTGCTTTCGGTCGTCAAAGACATGGGTTATCCTACTGTTTTTGCAGATAGTTGGAAGGGGAACGATCCTTGTAATAACTGGATGGGAATTACGTGTAATGGTGGAAACATTACTGTTGTCAATTTTCGGAGCCTGGGTCTTTCGGGTACGATCTCTTCAAATTATTCTCTGCTTACCTCCTTGCGGACATTGAGACTTGACGATAATAACCTCACGGGTACCATACCAAAGGAGCTTACGCAACTGCCCAACCTTCAACAGATAGATGTTAGTAACAACCAACTTTTTGGTCAAGTACCAAAGTTTAAGAATGTGGACGTGAAAACAGATGGGAACCCTAATATTGGTCAGGATCATCCCCCTTCGCCAGCGACACCTACAATTCCTAATTCACCGCCTGCCTCCCACTCAGATGGAG GTAAAAAATCTAGGACTGGGGTGGTTGTTGGGGCTGTCATCGGCACTGTTGGCGGATTGGTTGTAGTTGGGTTTGTTGCTTTCTGTCTACTTAAGAAAAAGCATAAGCATTCTGGCAGAGTACAAAGTCCAAACGCATTGGTTATTCATCCTCGTCACTCTGGCGATCAAAATGCAGTCAAGATCACGGTTGCTAACTCTGGGGTTAATCGCGGTGAAAATGAGTCCTATAATAGTCCGGCCAACAGTGGACCTAATGACATTCATGTGGTTGAGGCTGGAAGTATGGTCATTTCGATCCAAGTTTTGAGAGATGTGACCAATAATTTCAGTGAAAATAATGTATTAGGAAAAGGTGGTTTTGGAACTGTGTACAAAGGGGAGTTGCATGATGGGACAAAGATTGCAGTGAAGAGGATGGAATCTGGAGTGGTGGCGGAGAAGGGTCTAAATGAGTTCAAGTCTGAGATTGCAGTTCTTACTAAAGTCCGACACCGCCACTTGGTTGGACTTCTTGGCTATTGTTTGGACGGAAACGAGAGGCTTCTTGTTTATGAATACATGCCTCAAGGGACTCTTAGTAGATACTTGTTCAACTGGAAAGAGGAAGGTCTGAAGCCACTTGAATGGACTAGAAGGCTGACCATTGCCTTGGATGTTGCAAGAGGGGTTGAGTATCTCCACGGTTTAGCCAGCCAGACTTTCATTCACAGGGATCTTAAACCTTCGAACATTTTACTCGGAGATGATATGCGGGCTAAAGTTTCAGATTTTGGACTGGTTCGTCTTGCTCCAGAAGGGAAAGCCTCAATTGAGACGAGACTAGCCGGAACTTTTGGCTATTTGGCTCCAGAGTATGCAG CAACTGGGCGGATGACACTCAAGGTTGACGTGTATAGCTTTGGAGTGATCTTAATGGAGCTGATCACGGGTAGAAGAGCAATTGATGAAAGCCAACCAGAGGAGAGCTTGCACCTTGTTACATGGTTCCGCAGAATGCTCATTAACAAGGATGCATTCCGGAAGGCCATTGATCCGACAATTGATCTCAATGAGGAAACTCTTTCTAGTATTAACACCGTCGCTGAGCTTGCTGGGCATTGCAGCGCAAGGGAGCCCTACCAGAGGCCTGACATGGGTCATGCAGTCAATGTTCTTTCGTCGCTCGTTGAGCATTGGAAACCATCTGAAGCCGAAGATTCTGATGATATGTATGGAATTGACCTCGAAATGACCTTACCACAAGCACTAAAGAAGTGGCAGGCTTTTGAAGGCAATAGCAACCTTGATgagtcttcatcttcttcatcgttCTTTGCCAGCGGGGACAACACCCAAACCAGCATACCTACTCGGCCATCTGGATTTGCGGAATCGTTTACATCATCGGATGGGCGGTAA
- the LOC126607607 gene encoding receptor protein kinase TMK1-like isoform X4, whose amino-acid sequence MKEPQLGFWGSFAVLLLLFFSLYPPVHSQSGGGGDDGAAMEALRKSIGSNSLGWSGTDYCKWGKVSCKDGKVFKIQLGNQKLTGTLPPEIQKLSNLQQLEVQNNQLTGPFPSLSGVQPLQVLLVHDNNISSFPSDFFTGLTSLDNINIDYNPFAAWQIPDILKDATQLKEFSATETNLTGRIPDIFSSSNFPGLTDLHLAFNYLEGELLASFSGSSIQSLWLNGQQGTNRLNGTIDVLQNMTSLREVWLHGNYFTGPIPDLSNLGYLTTLSLRDNKLTGVVPASLLNLKSLTSVNLTNNMLQGPMPKFGAGVLVDMSGLNSFCSDKPGVDCDARVNVLLSVIKDMGYPTVFADSWKGNDSCDNWKGITCNGGNITVVNFRSLGLSGTISSNYSLLTSLQTLRLDNNNLTGTIPKELTQLPNLQQIDVSNNQLFGQVPKFKNVDVKTDGNPNIGQDHPPSPATPTIPNSQPASQSDGGKKSRTGVVVGAVIGTVGGLVVVGFVAFCLLKKKHKHSGRVQSPNALVIHPRHSGDQNAVKITVANSGVNRGENESYNSPANSGPNDIHVVEAGSMVISIQVLRDVTNNFSENNVLGKGGFGTVYKGELHDGTKIAVKRMESGVVAEKGLNEFKSEIAVLTKVRHRHLVGLLGYCLDGNERLLVYEYMPQGTLSRYLFNWKEEGLKPLEWTRRLTIALDVARGVEYLHGLASQTFIHRDLKPSNILLGDDMRAKVSDFGLVRLAPEGKASIETRLAGTFGYLAPEYAATGRMTLKVDVYSFGVILMELITGRRAIDESQPEESLHLVTWFRRMLINKDAFRKAIDPTIDLNEETLSSINTVAELAGHCSAREPYQRPDMGHAVNVLSSLVEHWKPSEAEDSDDMYGIDLEMTLPQALKKWQAFEGNSNLDESSSSSSFFASGDNTQTSIPTRPSGFAESFTSSDGR is encoded by the exons atgaaggaaccCCAACTGGGTTTCTGGGGTTCTTTCGCCGTTCTGCTCCTTTTGTTTTTCTCGCTGTACCCACCAGTACACTCCCAGTCCGGCGGCGGCGGCGACGACGGAGCGGCCATGGAAGCACTCCGAAAAAGCATCGGCTCCAACAGTCTCGGGTGGTCCGGCACCGATTACTGCAAATGGGGAAAAGTGAGTTGCAAGGACGGCAAGGTTTTCAAAATCCAATTGGGTAACCAAAAACTCACCGGCACGCTGCCGCCGGAAATCCAAAAGCTTTCGAATTTGCAGCAGCTGGAAGTTCAGAACAACCAACTCACCGGGCCTTTTCCGAGCCTCTCCGGGGTGCAACCGCTTCAGGTCCTCCTCGTCCACGACAACAACATCTCGTCCTTCCCCTCCGATTTCTTCACCGGACTTACCTCCCTCGACAACATCAACATCGACTACAATCCCTTCGCTGCGTGGCAGATTCCCGACATTCTCAAAGATGCCACACAGCTGAAGGAATTCTCCGCCACCGAGACCAACCTCACCGGAAGAATTCCCGATATCTTCAGCAGTTCCAATTTCCCAGGTTTGACTGATCTACATTTGGCTTTCAATTACCTTGAAGGCGAATTGCTTGCTAGTTTTTCGGGTTCGAGTATTCAGTCCCTCTGGTTGAACGGCCAACAGGGCACCAATAGGCTTAATGGTACTATTGATGTGTTACAGAACATGACTTCTCTGCGTGAGGTTTGGTTACATGGTAATTATTTCACCGGTCCTATACCGGACTTGTCGAACTTAG GTTACTTGACCACTCTGAGTTTGAGGGATAACAAGCTCACCGGCGTTGTTCCCGCGTCTTTGTTGAATCTTAAATCCCTTACTTCTGTTAATTTGACCAATAATATGCTTCAAGGACCAATGCCCAAGTTTGGCGCTGGGGTTCTGGTGGATATGTCGGGGTTAAATAGTTTTTGCAGTGATAAGCCGGGTGTTGATTGCGACGCTCGTGTCAATGTATTGCTTTCGGTCATCAAAGACATGGGTTATCCTACTGTTTTTGCAGATAGTTGGAAGGGGAACGATTCTTGTGATAACTGGAAGGGAATTACGTGTAATGGTGGAAACATTACTGTTGTCAATTTTCGGAGCCTGGGTCTTTCGGGTACGATCTCTTCAAATTATTCTCTGCTTACCTCCTTGCAGACATTGAGACTTGACAATAATAACCTCACGGGTACAATACCAAAGGAGCTTACGCAACTGCCCAACCTTCAACAGATAGATGTTAGTAACAATCAACTTTTTGGTCAAGTACCAAAGTTTAAGAATGTGGACGTGAAAACTGATGGGAACCCTAATATTGGTCAGGATCATCCCCCTTCGCCAGCGACGCCTACAATTCCTAATTCACAGCCTGCCTCCCAATCAGATGGAGGTAAAAAATCTAGGACTGGGGTGGTTGTTGGGGCTGTCATCGGCACTGTTGGCGGATTGGTTGTAGTTGGGTTTGTTGCTTTCTGTCTACTTAAGAAAAAGCATAAGCATTCTGGCAGAGTACAAAGTCCAAACGCATTGGTTATTCATCCTCGTCACTCTGGCGATCAAAATGCAGTCAAGATCACGGTTGCTAACTCTGGGGTTAATCGCGGTGAAAATGAGTCCTATAATAGTCCGGCCAACAGTGGACCTAATGACATTCATGTGGTTGAGGCTGGAAGTATGGTCATTTCGATCCAAGTTTTGAGAGATGTGACCAATAATTTCAGTGAAAATAATGTATTAGGAAAAGGTGGTTTTGGAACTGTGTACAAAGGGGAGTTGCATGATGGGACAAAGATTGCAGTGAAGAGGATGGAATCTGGAGTGGTGGCGGAGAAGGGTCTAAATGAGTTCAAGTCTGAGATTGCAGTTCTTACTAAAGTCCGACACCGCCACTTGGTTGGACTTCTTGGCTATTGTTTGGACGGAAACGAGAGGCTTCTTGTTTATGAATACATGCCTCAAGGGACTCTTAGTAGATACTTGTTCAACTGGAAAGAGGAAGGTCTGAAGCCACTTGAATGGACTAGAAGGCTGACCATTGCCTTGGATGTTGCAAGAGGGGTTGAGTATCTCCACGGTTTAGCCAGCCAGACTTTCATTCACAGGGATCTTAAACCTTCGAACATTTTACTCGGAGATGATATGCGGGCTAAAGTTTCAGATTTTGGACTGGTTCGTCTTGCTCCAGAAGGGAAAGCCTCAATTGAGACGAGACTAGCCGGAACTTTTGGCTATTTGGCTCCAGAGTATGCAG CAACTGGGCGGATGACACTCAAGGTTGACGTGTATAGCTTTGGAGTGATCTTAATGGAGCTGATCACGGGTAGAAGAGCAATTGATGAAAGCCAACCAGAGGAGAGCTTGCACCTTGTTACATGGTTCCGCAGAATGCTCATTAACAAGGATGCATTCCGGAAGGCCATTGATCCGACAATTGATCTCAATGAGGAAACTCTTTCTAGTATTAACACCGTCGCTGAGCTTGCTGGGCATTGCAGCGCAAGGGAGCCCTACCAGAGGCCTGACATGGGTCATGCAGTCAATGTTCTTTCGTCGCTCGTTGAGCATTGGAAACCATCTGAAGCCGAAGATTCTGATGATATGTATGGAATTGACCTCGAAATGACCTTACCACAAGCACTAAAGAAGTGGCAGGCTTTTGAAGGCAATAGCAACCTTGATgagtcttcatcttcttcatcgttCTTTGCCAGCGGGGACAACACCCAAACCAGCATACCTACTCGGCCATCTGGATTTGCGGAATCGTTTACATCATCGGATGGGCGGTAA
- the LOC126607607 gene encoding receptor protein kinase TMK1-like isoform X3: protein MKEPQLGFWGSFAVLLLLFFSLYPPVHSQSGGGGDDGAAMEALRKSIGSNSLGWSGTDYCKWGKVSCKDGKVFKIQLGNQKLTGTLPPEIQKLSNLQQLEVQNNQLTGPFPSLSGVQPLQVLLVHDNNISSFPSDFFTGLTSLDNINIDYNPFAAWQIPDILKDATQLKEFSATETNITGRIPDIFSSSNFPGLTDLHLAFNYLEGELPASFSSSSIQSLWLNSQQGTNRLNGTIDVLQNMTSLREVWLHGNYFTGPIPDLSNLGYLTTLSLRDNKLTGVVPASLLNLKSLTSVNLTNNMLQGPMPKFGAGVLVDMSGLNSFCSDKPGVDCDARVNVLLSVIKDMGYPTVFADSWKGNDSCDNWKGITCNGGNITVVNFRSLGLSGTISSNYSLLTSLQTLRLDNNNLTGTIPKELTQLPNLQQIDVSNNQLFGQVPKFKNVDVKTDGNPNIGQDHPPSPATPTIPNSQPASQSDGGKKSRTGVVVGAVIGTVGGLVVVGFVAFCLLKKKHKHSGRVQSPNALVIHPRHSGDQNAVKITVANSGVNRGENESYNSPANSGPNDIHVVEAGSMVISIQVLRDVTNNFSENNVLGKGGFGTVYKGELHDGTKIAVKRMESGVVAEKGLNEFKSEIAVLTKVRHRHLVGLLGYCLDGNERLLVYEYMPQGTLSRYLFNWKEEGLKPLEWTRRLTIALDVARGVEYLHGLASQTFIHRDLKPSNILLGDDMRAKVSDFGLVRLAPEGKASIETRLAGTFGYLAPEYAATGRMTLKVDVYSFGVILMELITGRRAIDESQPEESLHLVTWFRRMLINKDAFRKAIDPTIDLNEETLSSINTVAELAGHCSAREPYQRPDMGHAVNVLSSLVEHWKPSEAEDSDDMYGIDLEMTLPQALKKWQAFEGNSNLDESSSSSSFFASGDNTQTSIPTRPSGFAESFTSSDGR from the exons atgaaggaaccCCAACTGGGTTTCTGGGGTTCTTTCGCCGTTCTGCTCCTTTTGTTTTTCTCGCTGTACCCACCAGTACACTCCCAGTCCGGCGGCGGCGGCGACGACGGAGCGGCCATGGAAGCACTCCGAAAAAGCATCGGCTCCAACAGTCTCGGGTGGTCCGGCACCGATTACTGCAAATGGGGAAAAGTGAGTTGCAAGGACGGCAAGGTTTTCAAAATCCAATTGGGTAACCAAAAACTCACCGGCACGCTGCCGCCGGAAATCCAAAAGCTTTCGAATTTGCAGCAGCTGGAAGTTCAGAACAACCAACTCACCGGGCCTTTTCCGAGCCTCTCCGGGGTGCAACCGCTTCAGGTCCTCCTCGTCCACGACAACAACATCTCGTCCTTCCCCTCCGATTTCTTCACCGGACTTACCTCCCTCGACAACATCAACATCGACTACAATCCCTTCGCTGCGTGGCAGATTCCCGACATTCTCAAAGATGCCACACAGCTGAAGGAATTCTCCGCCACCGAGACCAAC ATCACCGGAAGAATCCCCGATATCTTCAGCAGTTCCAATTTCCCAGGTTTGACTGATCTACATTTGGCTTTCAATTACCTTGAAGGCGAATTGCCTGCTAGTTTTTCGAGTTCGAGTATTCAGTCCCTCTGGTTGAACAGCCAACAGGGCACCAATAGGCTTAATGGTACTATTGATGTGTTACAGAACATGACTTCTCTGCGTGAGGTTTGGTTACATGGTAATTATTTCACCGGTCCTATACCGGACCTGTCGAACTTAGGTTACTTGACCACTCTGAGTTTGAGGGATAACAAGCTCACCGGCGTTGTTCCCGCGTCTTTGTTGAATCTTAAATCCCTTACTTCTGTTAATTTGACCAATAATATGCTTCAAGGACCAATGCCCAAGTTTGGCGCTGGGGTTCTGGTGGATATGTCGGGGTTAAATAGTTTTTGCAGTGATAAGCCGGGTGTTGATTGCGACGCTCGTGTCAATGTATTGCTTTCGGTCATCAAAGACATGGGTTATCCTACTGTTTTTGCAGATAGTTGGAAGGGGAACGATTCTTGTGATAACTGGAAGGGAATTACGTGTAATGGTGGAAACATTACTGTTGTCAATTTTCGGAGCCTGGGTCTTTCGGGTACGATCTCTTCAAATTATTCTCTGCTTACCTCCTTGCAGACATTGAGACTTGACAATAATAACCTCACGGGTACAATACCAAAGGAGCTTACGCAACTGCCCAACCTTCAACAGATAGATGTTAGTAACAATCAACTTTTTGGTCAAGTACCAAAGTTTAAGAATGTGGACGTGAAAACTGATGGGAACCCTAATATTGGTCAGGATCATCCCCCTTCGCCAGCGACGCCTACAATTCCTAATTCACAGCCTGCCTCCCAATCAGATGGAGGTAAAAAATCTAGGACTGGGGTGGTTGTTGGGGCTGTCATCGGCACTGTTGGCGGATTGGTTGTAGTTGGGTTTGTTGCTTTCTGTCTACTTAAGAAAAAGCATAAGCATTCTGGCAGAGTACAAAGTCCAAACGCATTGGTTATTCATCCTCGTCACTCTGGCGATCAAAATGCAGTCAAGATCACGGTTGCTAACTCTGGGGTTAATCGCGGTGAAAATGAGTCCTATAATAGTCCGGCCAACAGTGGACCTAATGACATTCATGTGGTTGAGGCTGGAAGTATGGTCATTTCGATCCAAGTTTTGAGAGATGTGACCAATAATTTCAGTGAAAATAATGTATTAGGAAAAGGTGGTTTTGGAACTGTGTACAAAGGGGAGTTGCATGATGGGACAAAGATTGCAGTGAAGAGGATGGAATCTGGAGTGGTGGCGGAGAAGGGTCTAAATGAGTTCAAGTCTGAGATTGCAGTTCTTACTAAAGTCCGACACCGCCACTTGGTTGGACTTCTTGGCTATTGTTTGGACGGAAACGAGAGGCTTCTTGTTTATGAATACATGCCTCAAGGGACTCTTAGTAGATACTTGTTCAACTGGAAAGAGGAAGGTCTGAAGCCACTTGAATGGACTAGAAGGCTGACCATTGCCTTGGATGTTGCAAGAGGGGTTGAGTATCTCCACGGTTTAGCCAGCCAGACTTTCATTCACAGGGATCTTAAACCTTCGAACATTTTACTCGGAGATGATATGCGGGCTAAAGTTTCAGATTTTGGACTGGTTCGTCTTGCTCCAGAAGGGAAAGCCTCAATTGAGACGAGACTAGCCGGAACTTTTGGCTATTTGGCTCCAGAGTATGCAG CAACTGGGCGGATGACACTCAAGGTTGACGTGTATAGCTTTGGAGTGATCTTAATGGAGCTGATCACGGGTAGAAGAGCAATTGATGAAAGCCAACCAGAGGAGAGCTTGCACCTTGTTACATGGTTCCGCAGAATGCTCATTAACAAGGATGCATTCCGGAAGGCCATTGATCCGACAATTGATCTCAATGAGGAAACTCTTTCTAGTATTAACACCGTCGCTGAGCTTGCTGGGCATTGCAGCGCAAGGGAGCCCTACCAGAGGCCTGACATGGGTCATGCAGTCAATGTTCTTTCGTCGCTCGTTGAGCATTGGAAACCATCTGAAGCCGAAGATTCTGATGATATGTATGGAATTGACCTCGAAATGACCTTACCACAAGCACTAAAGAAGTGGCAGGCTTTTGAAGGCAATAGCAACCTTGATgagtcttcatcttcttcatcgttCTTTGCCAGCGGGGACAACACCCAAACCAGCATACCTACTCGGCCATCTGGATTTGCGGAATCGTTTACATCATCGGATGGGCGGTAA
- the LOC126607607 gene encoding receptor protein kinase TMK1-like isoform X10: MKEPQLGFWGSFAVLLLLFFSLYPPVHSQSGGGGDDGAAMEALRKSIGSNSLGWSGTDYCKWGKVSCKDGKVFKIQLGNQKLTGTLPPEIQKLSNLQQLEVQNNQLTGPFPSLSGVQPLQVLLVHDNNISSFPSDFFTGLTSLDNINIDYNPFAAWQIPDILKDATQLKEFSATETNLTGRIPDIFSSSNFPGLTDLHLAFNYLEGELLASFSGSSIQSLWLNGQQGTNRLNGTIDVLQNMTSLREVWLHGNYFTGPIPDLSNLGYLTTLSLRDNKLTGVVPASLLNLKSLTSVNLTNNMLQGPMPKFGDGVLVDMTGVNSFCSDKPGVDCDARVNVLLSVVKDMGYPTVFADSWKGNDPCNNWMGITCNGGNITVVNFRSLGLSGTISSNYSLLTSLRTLRLDDNNLTGTIPKELTQLPNLQQIDVSNNQLFGQVPKFKNVDVKTDGNPNIGQDHPPSPATPTIPNSPPASHSDGGKKSRSGMVVGAGIGCVGGLVVVGFVAFCLLKKKHKHSGGVQSANASRGPNDIHVVEAGSMVISIQALRDVTNNFSENNVLGKGGFGTVYKGELHDGKKIAVKRMESGVVAEKVLNEFKSEIAVLTKVQHRHLVGLLGYCLDGNERLLVYEYMPQGTLSRYLFNWKEEGLKPLEWTRRLTIALDVARGVEYLHGLASQTFIHRDLKPSNILLGDYMRAKVSDFGLVRLVPEGEASIATGLAGTFGYLAPEYAGLLERLTKPFSSVFYSFVLQTFSACSLINVASVLWCVFFLL, translated from the exons atgaaggaaccCCAACTGGGTTTCTGGGGTTCTTTCGCCGTTCTGCTCCTTTTGTTTTTCTCGCTGTACCCACCAGTACACTCCCAGTCCGGCGGCGGCGGCGACGACGGAGCGGCCATGGAAGCACTCCGAAAAAGCATCGGCTCCAACAGTCTCGGGTGGTCCGGCACCGATTACTGCAAATGGGGAAAAGTGAGTTGCAAGGACGGCAAGGTTTTCAAAATCCAATTGGGTAACCAAAAACTCACCGGCACGCTGCCGCCGGAAATCCAAAAGCTTTCGAATTTGCAGCAGCTGGAAGTTCAGAACAACCAACTCACCGGGCCTTTTCCGAGCCTCTCCGGGGTGCAACCGCTTCAGGTCCTCCTCGTCCACGACAACAACATCTCGTCCTTCCCCTCCGATTTCTTCACCGGACTTACCTCCCTCGACAACATCAACATCGACTACAATCCCTTCGCTGCGTGGCAGATTCCCGACATTCTCAAAGATGCCACACAGCTGAAGGAATTCTCCGCCACCGAGACCAACCTCACCGGAAGAATTCCCGATATCTTCAGCAGTTCCAATTTCCCAGGTTTGACTGATCTACATTTGGCTTTCAATTACCTTGAAGGCGAATTGCTTGCTAGTTTTTCGGGTTCGAGTATTCAGTCCCTCTGGTTGAACGGCCAACAGGGCACCAATAGGCTTAATGGTACTATTGATGTGTTACAGAACATGACTTCTCTGCGTGAGGTTTGGTTACATGGTAATTATTTCACCGGTCCTATACCGGACTTGTCGAACTTAGGTTACTTGACCACTCTGAGTTTGAGAGATAACAAGCTCACCGGCGTTGTTCCCGCGTCTTTGTTGAATCTTAAATCCCTTACTTCTGTTAATTTGACCAACAATATGCTTCAAGGACCAATGCCCAAGTTTGGCGATGGGGTTCTGGTGGATATGACGGGGGTAAATAGTTTTTGCAGTGATAAGCCGGGTGTTGATTGCGACGCTCGTGTCAATGTATTGCTTTCGGTCGTCAAAGACATGGGTTATCCTACTGTTTTTGCAGATAGTTGGAAGGGGAACGATCCTTGTAATAACTGGATGGGAATTACGTGTAATGGTGGAAACATTACTGTTGTCAATTTTCGGAGCCTGGGTCTTTCGGGTACGATCTCTTCAAATTATTCTCTGCTTACCTCCTTGCGGACATTGAGACTTGACGATAATAACCTCACGGGTACCATACCAAAGGAGCTTACGCAACTGCCCAACCTTCAACAGATAGATGTTAGTAACAACCAACTTTTTGGTCAAGTACCAAAGTTTAAGAATGTGGACGTGAAAACAGATGGGAACCCTAATATTGGTCAGGATCATCCCCCTTCGCCAGCGACACCTACAATTCCTAATTCACCGCCTGCCTCCCACTCAGATGGAGGTAAAAAATCTAGGAGTGGGATGGTTGTTGGGGCTGGCATCGGCTGTGTTGGCGGATTGGTTGTAGTTGGGTTTGTTGCTTTCTGTCTACTTAAGAAAAAGCATAAGCATTCTGGCggagtgcaaagtgcaaacGCAAGTAGGGGACCTAATGACATTCATGTGGTTGAGGCTGGAAGTATGGTCATTTCGATCCAAGCTTTGAGAGATGTGACCAATAATTTCAGCGAAAATAATGTATTAGGAAAAGGTGGTTTTGGAACTGTGTACAAAGGGGAGTTGCATGATGGGAAAAAGATTGCAGTGAAGAGGATGGAATCTGGAGTGGTGGCGGAGAAGGTTCTAAATGAGTTCAAGTCTGAGATTGCAGTTCTTACTAAAGTCCAACACCGCCACTTGGTTGGACTTCTTGGCTATTGTTTGGACGGAAACGAGAGGCTTCTTGTTTATGAATACATGCCTCAAGGGACTCTTAGTAGGTACTTGTTCAACTGGAAAGAGGAAGGTCTGAAGCCACTTGAATGGACTAGAAGGCTGACCATTGCCTTGGATGTTGCAAGAGGGGTTGAGTATCTCCACGGTTTAGCCAGCCAGACTTTCATTCACAGGGATCTTAAACCTTCGAACATTTTACTCGGAGATTATATGCGGGCTAAAGTTTCGGATTTTGGACTGGTTCGTCTTGTTCCAGAAGGGGAAGCCTCAATTGCGACAGGACTAGCTGGAACTTTTGGCTATTTGGCTCCAGAGTATGCAG GATTATTGGAAAGGTTAACAAAACCATTCAGCTCAGTATTTTATAGTTTCGTGTTGCAGACATTTTCCGCTTGTTCCTTAATTAATGTAGCATCTGTTCTGTGGTGCGTTTTCTTCTTGCTATAG